One Bosea sp. AS-1 genomic region harbors:
- a CDS encoding class I SAM-dependent methyltransferase, giving the protein MIIGRIDRRLKRLTSVCCSQCGLIRTDPMPTAEELASYYADSYRLDYQGAFGGQPPRFHVTRSLREARARAALLAPALRPGAQVLDFGSGSGEFIALVQEAGCEVVGIEPSRAYAAFARRRYGVTVIEDESQASFAPEYFDVITTHHVLEHLRDPVDALRRLARWLAPNGVLYVSVPHMAAEHKRPHERFHFGHTHGFVPETLNLAALCSGLEPDPRFCPEGTTVVYRKTNGPAPPTIAAPEIVARIIDLYSRQRLLPYVASGAWLWPVLRRNAKVLRDSVFLR; this is encoded by the coding sequence GTGATCATCGGACGCATCGATCGCCGACTGAAACGTCTGACAAGCGTCTGCTGTTCGCAATGCGGCCTCATCCGTACCGATCCGATGCCCACGGCCGAGGAGCTCGCATCGTATTATGCGGATAGCTACCGGTTGGACTATCAGGGAGCATTCGGCGGTCAACCTCCCCGGTTCCATGTCACCCGCAGTCTGCGGGAGGCTCGAGCGCGTGCAGCGCTACTGGCACCGGCTCTCCGCCCAGGCGCACAGGTGCTTGATTTCGGTTCCGGTTCCGGCGAGTTCATCGCACTAGTTCAAGAGGCCGGATGTGAGGTCGTTGGGATCGAGCCTAGCCGCGCTTATGCTGCCTTCGCGCGGCGACGGTATGGGGTGACGGTGATCGAGGACGAGAGTCAAGCAAGCTTTGCCCCGGAATACTTCGATGTCATCACCACCCATCACGTGCTCGAGCATTTGCGCGATCCCGTGGACGCGTTGAGACGACTGGCGCGTTGGCTCGCACCGAATGGTGTTCTCTATGTCAGCGTTCCGCATATGGCCGCCGAGCACAAGCGGCCGCACGAGCGGTTTCATTTCGGCCATACGCACGGCTTTGTACCAGAAACGCTCAATCTCGCTGCCCTGTGCAGCGGCCTCGAGCCGGACCCGCGCTTCTGCCCGGAGGGAACCACGGTCGTGTATCGGAAGACGAACGGCCCCGCTCCCCCTACGATCGCGGCACCCGAGATTGTGGCCCGGATTATCGACCTCTACTCGCGCCAACGTCTTCTGCCATACGTTGCTTCGGGCGCATGGCTTTGGCCGGTGCTCCGCCGAAACGCCAAGGTCCTCCGGGATAGCGTATTTTTGCGATGA